From Gemmatimonadaceae bacterium, the proteins below share one genomic window:
- a CDS encoding methylmalonyl-CoA mutase family protein → MAQSTVTPARPARAPKPKAPTPQPASGAAAEPYTAQHKIRIVTAASLFDGHDAAINVMRRILQASGAEVIHLGHDRSVDEVVNCAIQEDVNAIAMTSYQGGHTEYLKYMHDRLHEEGCGHIRIFAGGGGVILPNEIAELQGYGIERIYSPDDGRAMGLQGMINDLLSRCDFPTGRDVGPADVEKARGRDARALGRLISGAENFRIEHTTLLDALRAEAANFTTPVLGITGTGGAGKSSLVDELVRRFLADHGDKTVGIISVDPSKRRTGGALLGDRIRMNAIHDPRVYMRSLATRQANLAISSHVADAVAILKVAGFDLVILETSGIGQSDTQIVDHSDVSLYVMTPEYGAATQLEKIDMLDFADVVALNKFDKRGALDALRDVRKQYQRNHKRFEAPADEMPVHATIASQFNDPGTTRLYRALMDRIVEKTGVADLAPTIEASGDSEKVRIIPPERNRYLAEISETIRGYNRRAADQADIARKLQAAREAEALLADGSADAAAPLREKREELERKLDGEHRAALESWPNVEVAYSGDEYVYQVRGKDVRVPITTTSLSHQHVPKVSLPTYTGWGDLLKWLLQENLPGSFPFTAGVFPFKREGEDPTRMFAGEGGPERTNRRFHYVSAGLPARRLSTAFDSVTLYGNDPAKRPDIYGKIGNSGVSVCCLDDAKKLYSGFDLADPKTSVSMTINGPAPMLTAYFMNAAIDQQCEKYIKANGLEAEVNAKIDAYFKAHGAPRPKYDGPLPKGNDGLGLMLLGITGDQVLPRDVYDKIKAETISKVRGTVQADILKEDQAQNTCIFSTEFSLKLMGDVQEYFTKNDVRNFYSVSISGYHIAEAGATPITQLAFTLANGFTYVEYYLSRGLPVDSFAPNLSFFFSNGVDPEYAVIGRVARRIWAKALKLKYGGAARSQMLKYHVQTSGRSLHAQEIGFNDIRTTLQALYAIADNCNSLHTNAYDEAITTPTEESVRRAMAIQLIINHEFGLTKNQNPWQGSFIIERLTDLVEEAVLQEFDRISERGGVLGAMETMYQRGKIQEESLAYEQLKHSGELPVIGVNTFLSSEGSPTVLPAEVIRSTTEEKEAQIATVAAVHKRYAKERPAALAKLQEVAVHNGNVFEALMETTKVCTLGEIAKALFDVGGQYRRNM, encoded by the coding sequence ATGGCCCAGAGCACCGTGACCCCTGCCCGGCCAGCCCGGGCACCCAAGCCCAAAGCGCCGACACCGCAGCCCGCTTCCGGCGCTGCGGCGGAGCCCTACACGGCGCAGCACAAGATCCGCATCGTCACCGCGGCCTCGCTGTTCGACGGCCACGATGCGGCCATCAACGTGATGCGGCGCATCCTGCAGGCCAGCGGCGCAGAGGTCATCCACCTCGGTCACGATCGCTCGGTGGACGAGGTCGTGAACTGCGCGATCCAGGAGGACGTGAACGCCATCGCGATGACGTCGTACCAGGGCGGGCACACGGAGTACCTCAAGTACATGCACGACCGCCTGCACGAGGAAGGCTGCGGGCACATCCGTATCTTCGCCGGCGGCGGCGGCGTCATCCTGCCGAATGAGATCGCCGAGCTGCAGGGCTACGGCATCGAGCGCATCTATTCGCCGGACGACGGCCGCGCGATGGGCTTGCAGGGGATGATCAACGACCTGCTCTCGCGCTGCGACTTCCCCACCGGGCGCGATGTCGGCCCAGCGGACGTGGAGAAGGCCCGTGGACGCGACGCGCGCGCGCTTGGCCGGCTCATCTCGGGCGCCGAGAACTTCCGCATCGAGCACACGACACTGCTCGATGCGCTGCGCGCCGAGGCGGCCAACTTCACGACGCCGGTGCTCGGCATCACCGGCACGGGTGGCGCCGGCAAGTCCTCGTTGGTGGACGAGTTGGTGCGCCGCTTCCTCGCGGACCACGGCGACAAGACGGTCGGCATCATCTCGGTGGACCCCAGCAAGCGCCGCACTGGCGGCGCCCTGCTCGGCGACCGCATCCGCATGAATGCGATCCACGACCCGCGCGTGTATATGCGTTCGCTGGCCACGCGCCAGGCCAACCTGGCGATCTCCAGCCACGTGGCGGACGCCGTCGCGATCCTCAAGGTCGCCGGTTTCGACCTCGTGATCCTCGAGACCTCGGGCATCGGCCAGAGCGACACGCAGATCGTCGACCACTCGGATGTGTCGCTCTACGTGATGACGCCGGAGTACGGCGCGGCCACTCAATTGGAGAAGATCGACATGCTCGACTTCGCCGATGTCGTGGCGCTGAACAAGTTCGACAAGCGCGGCGCGCTCGATGCGTTGCGTGACGTACGCAAGCAATACCAGCGGAACCACAAGCGCTTTGAGGCACCGGCTGACGAGATGCCGGTGCACGCGACCATCGCGTCGCAGTTCAACGATCCCGGCACCACGCGGCTGTATCGCGCGCTGATGGACCGGATCGTCGAGAAGACGGGTGTCGCGGACCTCGCTCCGACGATCGAGGCCAGCGGCGACTCGGAGAAGGTGCGCATCATCCCGCCGGAGCGAAATCGCTATCTCGCGGAGATCTCGGAGACGATCCGCGGCTACAACCGCCGCGCTGCTGACCAGGCAGACATCGCCCGCAAGCTGCAGGCGGCACGAGAGGCGGAGGCCCTGCTCGCGGACGGATCCGCCGATGCGGCCGCCCCGCTGCGCGAGAAGCGCGAGGAGCTGGAGCGCAAGCTCGACGGCGAGCACCGGGCCGCGCTGGAGTCGTGGCCGAACGTAGAGGTCGCCTACTCCGGCGACGAGTACGTGTACCAGGTGCGCGGCAAGGACGTGCGCGTCCCGATCACGACGACGAGTCTTTCCCATCAGCACGTGCCCAAGGTCTCGCTGCCGACCTACACGGGCTGGGGCGACCTGCTCAAGTGGCTGTTGCAGGAGAACCTGCCGGGCAGCTTCCCGTTCACGGCCGGCGTGTTCCCGTTCAAGCGCGAGGGCGAGGACCCGACGCGAATGTTCGCCGGCGAGGGAGGCCCGGAGCGCACGAACCGGCGCTTCCACTACGTCTCAGCTGGCTTGCCGGCGCGGCGCCTCTCGACGGCGTTCGATTCCGTCACGCTCTACGGCAACGACCCGGCGAAGCGTCCCGACATCTACGGCAAGATCGGCAACTCGGGCGTCTCCGTCTGCTGCCTCGACGACGCCAAGAAGCTCTACTCGGGCTTCGACCTCGCGGACCCGAAGACCTCGGTGTCGATGACCATCAACGGTCCTGCGCCGATGCTCACCGCGTACTTCATGAACGCGGCCATCGACCAACAGTGCGAGAAGTACATCAAGGCCAATGGGCTCGAGGCCGAGGTCAACGCCAAGATCGACGCCTACTTCAAGGCGCATGGCGCACCCCGTCCCAAGTACGACGGCCCGCTGCCCAAGGGCAACGACGGACTCGGCCTCATGCTGCTCGGCATCACCGGCGACCAGGTCCTGCCCCGTGATGTCTACGACAAGATCAAGGCCGAGACCATCAGCAAGGTCCGCGGCACGGTACAGGCGGACATCCTCAAGGAAGACCAGGCACAGAACACCTGCATCTTCTCCACGGAGTTCTCGCTCAAGCTGATGGGCGACGTGCAGGAGTACTTCACGAAGAACGACGTGCGGAACTTCTACTCGGTGTCCATCTCGGGCTATCACATCGCCGAGGCGGGCGCGACGCCGATCACGCAGTTGGCGTTCACGCTGGCCAACGGCTTCACCTACGTCGAGTACTACCTGTCGCGCGGCTTGCCCGTGGACAGCTTCGCGCCGAACCTCTCGTTCTTCTTCTCCAACGGCGTGGACCCCGAGTACGCGGTCATCGGCCGCGTGGCGCGGCGCATCTGGGCCAAGGCGCTCAAGCTCAAGTACGGGGGCGCGGCGCGATCGCAGATGCTCAAGTACCACGTGCAGACCAGCGGCCGTTCGCTGCACGCGCAGGAGATTGGCTTCAATGACATCCGCACCACGCTACAGGCGCTGTACGCGATCGCCGACAACTGCAACTCGCTACACACGAACGCCTACGACGAGGCCATCACGACGCCCACCGAGGAGAGTGTGCGACGGGCGATGGCTATCCAGCTGATCATCAACCACGAGTTCGGGCTCACCAAGAACCAGAATCCGTGGCAGGGCTCGTTCATCATCGAGCGGCTGACGGACCTCGTAGAGGAAGCCGTGTTGCAGGAGTTCGACCGCATCAGCGAGCGCGGTGGCGTGCTCGGCGCAATGGAGACGATGTACCAGCGCGGCAAGATCCAGGAGGAGTCGCTGGCATATGAGCAGCTCAAGCACTCGGGTGAACTGCCGGTGATTGGCGTGAACACCTTCCTCTCGTCGGAAGGGTCGCCCACGGTGTTGCCGGCCGAGGTGATTCGCTCGACCACCGAGGAGAAGGAAGCACAGATCGCCACGGTGGCGGCGGTGCACAAGCGCTACGCCAAGGAGCGGCCGGCGGCGCTGGCCAAGCTGCAGGAGGTTGCGGTGCACAATGGCAATGTCTTCGAGGCGCTGATGGAGACCACCAAGGTCTGCACGCTCGGCGAGATCGCGAAGGCGTTGTTCGATGTGGGTGGGCAGTACCGCCGGAACATGTAA
- a CDS encoding DUF4256 domain-containing protein, with protein MPKTPTLKPAEAEKLLATLKKRFEQNADRHRGISWSDVEGRLKKSPATLWTLAEMERTEGEPDVTGRDKKSGAIIFTDCCAESPKGRRSVCFDEAALKARKEHKPKASAMALAEQMGVEMLDEAQYRALQELGRFDAKTSSWIRTPETIRKLGGALFCDWRYGAVFTYHNGAESYYAARGFRGRVVV; from the coding sequence ATGCCAAAGACCCCGACACTCAAGCCCGCCGAGGCGGAGAAGCTGCTTGCGACGCTCAAGAAGCGCTTTGAGCAGAACGCCGACCGCCACCGCGGCATCAGCTGGAGCGATGTCGAGGGCCGGCTGAAGAAGTCGCCGGCCACGCTGTGGACACTCGCCGAGATGGAGCGGACGGAAGGTGAGCCCGACGTGACGGGCAGAGACAAGAAGTCCGGCGCCATCATCTTCACGGACTGCTGCGCCGAGAGCCCCAAAGGCCGCCGCAGCGTGTGCTTCGACGAGGCCGCACTCAAGGCGCGCAAGGAGCACAAGCCGAAGGCCAGCGCGATGGCCTTGGCCGAGCAGATGGGCGTCGAGATGCTCGACGAGGCGCAGTACCGTGCGCTGCAGGAGTTGGGTCGCTTCGACGCCAAGACCTCGAGCTGGATCCGGACGCCGGAAACCATTCGCAAGCTCGGCGGTGCCCTATTCTGTGATTGGCGCTATGGCGCCGTGTTCACCTATCACAATGGCGCGGAGTCGTACTATGCAGCGCGGGGGTTTCGAGGGCGCGTGGTTGTCTGA
- a CDS encoding SgcJ/EcaC family oxidoreductase gives MVPTLVQGQSGPAAAEALPSVELPPALDRVLRDYETAWRAGDANALVQLFTEDGFVLQPGRPPVRGREAMRRVYTGQGGGPLRLRAVAFATDGNVGYIIGAYGYGEAPGDMGKFTLTLRKGGDGRWLIVSDMDNGSR, from the coding sequence ATGGTTCCCACGCTCGTGCAAGGGCAGTCGGGGCCTGCAGCGGCCGAAGCACTGCCCTCCGTCGAGTTGCCTCCCGCACTCGACCGCGTCTTGCGCGACTACGAGACCGCGTGGCGCGCCGGTGACGCCAACGCCCTCGTGCAGTTGTTCACCGAGGATGGCTTCGTGTTGCAGCCCGGTCGCCCGCCGGTGCGTGGCCGCGAGGCGATGCGCCGCGTGTACACCGGCCAGGGCGGCGGGCCGCTGCGCCTGCGCGCAGTGGCCTTCGCCACCGACGGCAACGTGGGCTACATCATTGGCGCGTACGGTTACGGCGAGGCGCCGGGCGACATGGGCAAGTTCACGCTCACCCTGCGGAAGGGCGGCGATGGCCGCTGGCTGATCGTGTCCGACATGGACAACGGGAGCCGTTAG